One region of Vibrio zhugei genomic DNA includes:
- a CDS encoding aldo/keto reductase, whose protein sequence is MTSATRIQFHDGHSIPQLGLGVWKASNEQAALAVKEALQSGYRHIDTAAIYGNEEGVGEGIKQSGIPREEIFLTTKVWNDAQGHDAAWEAIKQSLEKLGTDYVDLLLIHWPMPNQCLYVETWQAMIEMKEQGLVKSIGVSNFNEGHLKHLVADTGVKPVINQIELHPYMQQQAMRDVHQSMGIATECWSPLAQNNALSDSVIATIAEKYGKTPAQIIIRWHIELGCVVIPKSVTPSRIRENGDVFDFSLDQNDITAIASLERGERLGPDPETFG, encoded by the coding sequence ATGACATCAGCAACACGAATTCAGTTTCACGATGGTCATTCAATACCACAACTTGGTTTAGGCGTATGGAAAGCCTCGAATGAGCAAGCAGCATTAGCGGTAAAAGAAGCATTACAAAGCGGTTATCGACATATTGATACCGCGGCAATTTATGGCAATGAAGAAGGCGTGGGTGAAGGGATCAAGCAAAGCGGGATTCCTCGTGAAGAGATTTTTTTAACTACTAAAGTATGGAATGACGCGCAAGGGCACGATGCCGCATGGGAAGCGATTAAGCAAAGCCTTGAAAAGCTTGGCACCGATTACGTGGATTTGCTATTGATTCACTGGCCAATGCCGAATCAGTGTTTGTACGTTGAAACCTGGCAAGCCATGATTGAAATGAAAGAGCAAGGCTTGGTGAAATCCATTGGTGTTTCAAACTTCAATGAGGGGCATTTAAAACACCTTGTGGCCGATACTGGCGTGAAACCTGTCATTAACCAAATTGAGTTGCATCCTTATATGCAGCAACAGGCGATGCGTGATGTGCATCAGTCGATGGGCATAGCGACAGAGTGCTGGAGCCCTCTTGCACAAAACAACGCATTATCTGACAGCGTCATTGCCACCATTGCTGAAAAATATGGGAAAACCCCAGCGCAAATTATTATCCGTTGGCATATTGAGTTAGGTTGTGTGGTGATTCCGAAATCCGTGACTCCGTCACGTATCCGTGAGAATGGCGATGTGTTTGATTTCAGTCTCGATCAGAATGATATTACCGCGATAGCATCTCTCGAGCGCGGCGAGCGTCTAGGCCCTGATCCTGAAACGTTTGGTTAA
- a CDS encoding serine dehydratase subunit alpha family protein: MNTQFWSPFIQVLHQEVVPALGCTEPVSVALAAAMATQRLGKKPQYIVVAVSPNLMKNGMGVGIPGTGMVGLPIAAALGAIAGDPSAELEVLANVTPDDVKQAKQWLANEAVSVKVAPVSHILYAQVTVSDGHHSVTVTIADTHTHVVSIVENGLTTYQAAAPSSDESSHGSERTGVMLEAKAQDIYDFAMHVPLEQIEFIEKAQQLNDALSQEGLSGEYGLQIGATLQRNVERGLLSKDLMTDVLIRTAAASDARMDGAMKPAMSNSGSGNQGIAATMPVVVTGQFLNADREQQLRALTLSQLLAIYIKAQQHKLSALCGATTAGMGATAGITHLLGGDYAQISHAVGSMIGDVAGVICDGAKTACAMKVSSSASSALKAAMMAIDHHFVSGQEGIVANDVDDSIANLSALANGSMMQTDVQILDIMVSKSN, from the coding sequence ATGAACACACAATTTTGGTCGCCATTCATTCAAGTACTGCATCAAGAAGTCGTTCCTGCGCTCGGCTGCACGGAACCTGTATCGGTCGCATTAGCCGCGGCAATGGCCACGCAGCGACTGGGGAAGAAGCCACAATACATTGTCGTGGCGGTGTCTCCCAATTTGATGAAAAACGGCATGGGCGTCGGTATTCCGGGCACAGGTATGGTCGGGTTACCCATTGCAGCGGCCTTGGGGGCGATTGCTGGCGACCCGAGCGCTGAACTAGAAGTGTTGGCAAACGTGACGCCTGATGATGTGAAACAGGCGAAGCAGTGGTTAGCCAATGAGGCTGTCTCAGTTAAGGTTGCCCCTGTGTCACACATATTGTACGCGCAAGTCACTGTAAGTGATGGTCATCACAGCGTCACCGTCACCATTGCCGATACCCATACTCATGTTGTGTCCATCGTCGAAAATGGCTTAACCACCTATCAAGCCGCCGCACCATCGTCAGATGAGTCCAGTCACGGGTCAGAACGCACCGGCGTGATGTTGGAGGCAAAAGCTCAAGATATTTATGACTTTGCCATGCACGTGCCACTTGAACAAATTGAATTTATTGAAAAAGCGCAACAGTTGAATGACGCGTTATCACAAGAAGGCCTGAGTGGCGAGTATGGGTTACAGATTGGCGCGACTTTGCAGCGTAATGTGGAGAGAGGCCTGCTTTCTAAAGATTTAATGACGGATGTTTTGATTCGCACCGCGGCGGCGTCTGATGCGCGGATGGATGGCGCAATGAAGCCTGCGATGAGCAACTCTGGCTCGGGTAATCAAGGCATCGCGGCGACCATGCCTGTCGTCGTCACAGGGCAATTTCTCAATGCCGACCGTGAGCAGCAACTGCGAGCGTTGACCTTATCTCAATTACTGGCGATTTACATCAAAGCCCAGCAGCATAAGTTATCGGCATTATGCGGTGCGACGACCGCTGGCATGGGAGCGACGGCTGGGATCACCCACTTACTCGGAGGTGACTACGCGCAAATCAGTCATGCCGTTGGGAGTATGATTGGCGATGTGGCAGGGGTGATTTGTGATGGAGCGAAAACGGCTTGTGCGATGAAAGTCTCCTCCTCAGCGAGCTCGGCATTAAAAGCGGCTATGATGGCGATAGACCATCATTTTGTGTCTGGGCAAGAGGGCATTGTCGCCAATGATGTTGATGACTCGATTGCCAATTTATCGGCGTTAGCGAACGGTTCAATGATGCAAACCGACGTTCAGATTCTCGATATTATGGTGAGCAAGTCAAATTAG
- a CDS encoding ABC-F family ATPase gives MLSTANITMQFGDKPLFENISIKFGNGNRYGLIGANGCGKSTFMKILGGELEQSSGTVITDPNERMAKLGQDQFAFENYSVIDTVIMGHKDLWKVKEERDRIYSLPEMSDEDGMRVGDLEVEFAEMDGYSADARAGELLLGLGIPEEQHYGLMSEIAPGLKLRVLLAQVLFAEPEIMLLDEPTNNLDMHTIAWLEQILLARNCTMIIISHDRHFLNTVCTHMADLDYGELRLFHGNYDEYMIAAEQARERMLADNAKKKAQIAELKTFVSRFSANASKAKQATSRQKQIDKIQLDEVKPSSRQSPFIRFDQEKELFRNALEVKGLTQGYDDNMLFNDVDMMVEVGERIAIIGANGIGKSTLLNTLAGVMAPKAGDIKWSENSNIGYYAQDHAHEFNESMTLLDWMGQWKNEGDDEQTVRGILGRMLFSQNDIKKSVTVLSGGEQGRMLFGKLIMQRPNILLMDEPTNHMDMESIEALNLALENYKGTLMFVSHDRQFVSSIATRIIEITEEGVNDFHGTYDEYLAKQGLIG, from the coding sequence GTGCTATCAACTGCAAACATCACCATGCAATTTGGCGATAAGCCATTATTTGAAAACATCTCAATAAAATTTGGTAATGGCAACCGTTACGGCCTTATTGGCGCGAATGGTTGTGGTAAATCGACCTTTATGAAAATTTTAGGCGGTGAACTGGAACAATCGTCAGGGACTGTGATCACAGATCCCAACGAGCGTATGGCGAAGTTAGGACAGGATCAGTTTGCATTTGAAAACTATTCTGTGATCGATACGGTGATCATGGGTCATAAAGATCTATGGAAAGTCAAAGAAGAACGTGACCGTATTTATTCGCTACCAGAAATGTCGGACGAAGATGGCATGCGAGTGGGCGACCTAGAGGTTGAGTTTGCAGAAATGGATGGCTATTCCGCGGATGCGCGTGCCGGAGAGCTATTGCTTGGCTTAGGGATCCCTGAAGAGCAACACTATGGTTTAATGAGTGAAATTGCCCCAGGCCTGAAGCTGCGTGTGTTGCTGGCTCAGGTGTTGTTTGCGGAACCAGAAATCATGCTACTTGATGAGCCAACCAACAACTTGGACATGCACACTATCGCGTGGTTAGAGCAAATCTTACTTGCACGTAACTGTACCATGATCATCATTTCTCACGACCGTCACTTCCTTAACACTGTGTGTACGCACATGGCGGATTTGGATTACGGCGAATTACGTCTTTTCCACGGTAACTATGATGAATACATGATTGCTGCGGAGCAAGCGCGTGAGCGTATGCTGGCAGACAATGCGAAGAAAAAAGCGCAAATTGCTGAGCTGAAAACGTTCGTGAGCCGTTTCTCTGCGAACGCATCGAAAGCCAAACAAGCCACATCACGTCAAAAGCAAATTGATAAAATTCAGCTTGATGAAGTGAAACCATCGAGCCGTCAATCGCCGTTTATCCGTTTTGACCAAGAGAAAGAGTTGTTCCGTAATGCGTTGGAAGTGAAAGGTCTGACTCAAGGTTATGACGATAACATGCTGTTTAACGATGTCGATATGATGGTTGAAGTGGGTGAGCGCATTGCGATTATCGGTGCAAACGGTATTGGTAAGTCCACTTTGCTTAATACTCTTGCCGGCGTTATGGCGCCCAAAGCGGGTGACATTAAGTGGTCAGAAAACAGTAACATTGGTTACTACGCGCAAGACCATGCTCATGAATTTAATGAATCGATGACGTTGCTTGATTGGATGGGGCAATGGAAAAACGAAGGGGACGATGAGCAAACCGTTCGTGGTATCTTGGGTCGGATGTTGTTTTCACAAAACGATATTAAAAAGTCTGTGACCGTCTTATCTGGGGGTGAACAGGGCCGTATGCTGTTTGGTAAACTTATCATGCAACGACCTAATATTTTGCTTATGGATGAACCGACCAACCACATGGATATGGAATCTATCGAAGCATTAAACCTAGCATTAGAAAACTACAAAGGCACGCTCATGTTCGTGTCTCATGACCGTCAGTTTGTTTCTTCGATTGCAACGCGAATCATTGAAATCACCGAAGAAGGTGTGAATGACTTCCATGGAACTTACGATGAGTACCTCGCGAAGCAAGGTTTGATTGGTTAA
- a CDS encoding putative quinol monooxygenase, with protein sequence MSSKVYVIAQFKPKEGKEAELFEVLKALEPDAYREDGCVQYTVTRQISHPSAMNNDYPIVFNEIWKDGDAWAAHGRRQQISDFFAAHVADENGLVADAMVTAYTDEGYDYDAPIF encoded by the coding sequence ATGTCTAGTAAAGTTTATGTCATTGCACAATTTAAACCGAAAGAAGGTAAAGAAGCGGAGCTTTTTGAGGTACTGAAAGCGCTAGAGCCGGACGCGTATCGCGAAGATGGATGCGTACAATATACGGTGACCCGTCAAATCAGCCATCCGAGTGCGATGAATAATGATTATCCGATTGTCTTCAATGAAATATGGAAAGACGGAGACGCGTGGGCGGCCCATGGGCGTCGCCAACAAATCAGTGACTTTTTTGCCGCTCACGTGGCAGACGAAAATGGCTTGGTTGCGGATGCGATGGTCACAGCGTATACCGATGAAGGTTACGATTACGATGCGCCGATTTTCTAA
- a CDS encoding YkgJ family cysteine cluster protein yields the protein MNIPIKNDFPPEQVACSNCEACCCRLEVMIISDTGVPEQHIQRDQWGGETMLRLEDGWCSAMDRDTYMCTIYENRPWICREFEVASYECLEERAKFL from the coding sequence ATGAATATACCAATTAAAAACGACTTTCCCCCAGAACAGGTGGCGTGTTCAAACTGTGAGGCGTGTTGCTGTCGTTTGGAAGTGATGATCATTTCTGACACGGGCGTACCGGAGCAACACATTCAGCGCGATCAATGGGGTGGTGAGACCATGTTGCGTTTAGAAGATGGTTGGTGCTCTGCGATGGACAGAGATACCTATATGTGTACCATTTACGAAAATCGTCCGTGGATATGCCGAGAGTTTGAAGTGGCATCTTATGAGTGCCTAGAAGAAAGGGCGAAGTTTCTGTAG
- a CDS encoding ABC transporter ATP-binding protein: MLSPSCLLSVDNLSLSIGSTELVKAISFQLHQGERVCLLGASGSGKSLTARALSGTLPPNTRVSGQVMINDHDVTHQPILQRPAAGRIATIFQDSFGALNPLMSVGKQLSLSTHVRSYHQLSSLLTQMGIPDSEQLLSRLPGELSGGQRQRLCIAFALLSGANLLVADEPTTALDVLNQQQVIDLLKQCTSDQACHHSEHLHSASLSLLFITHDIHVAAQLCQRAIVLYDGQVVEQGRMEEVLLNPQHAYTKRLVAAVQTADSHLAPYTHKGRAA; this comes from the coding sequence ATGCTATCGCCCTCTTGTCTTTTAAGTGTGGACAATTTATCTCTTTCTATTGGCTCGACCGAATTGGTCAAGGCCATCAGTTTTCAACTCCATCAAGGTGAGCGCGTTTGTTTACTCGGGGCATCCGGATCCGGAAAATCTCTGACTGCACGCGCATTGAGTGGCACCCTGCCGCCAAATACTCGCGTTTCTGGACAAGTGATGATCAATGATCACGACGTGACTCATCAACCCATTTTACAACGTCCCGCAGCGGGGCGAATCGCCACCATTTTCCAAGACTCCTTCGGCGCTCTGAATCCACTCATGAGTGTTGGAAAGCAGCTCTCGTTGAGCACTCATGTCCGCTCATACCATCAGTTATCGTCACTGCTTACCCAGATGGGCATTCCTGATAGTGAGCAATTGTTGTCACGTTTACCCGGTGAATTATCCGGTGGCCAACGTCAAAGGCTGTGTATTGCCTTTGCCTTACTGAGTGGTGCCAACCTCTTAGTGGCTGACGAGCCGACCACCGCACTGGATGTTCTGAATCAACAACAAGTCATCGATCTGCTGAAACAATGCACCAGTGACCAAGCATGTCATCACAGTGAGCACTTACACAGCGCCTCACTGTCTTTACTCTTTATCACCCATGATATTCATGTCGCCGCCCAGTTATGCCAACGTGCCATTGTGCTGTATGACGGTCAAGTCGTCGAACAGGGGCGCATGGAAGAGGTGCTACTTAACCCACAGCACGCCTATACCAAGCGTTTAGTGGCGGCCGTACAAACTGCTGACTCGCATCTTGCTCCCTACACTCACAAGGGGCGGGCAGCATGA
- a CDS encoding ABC transporter ATP-binding protein yields MTQSLPYLRLSQVTFAPHATPIIDNLSLTLHGTERVGLVGASGSGKSTLLKLMLGLYRPHQGTLHCQDRPIQAHFWQSLNWYRQQVQYIPQDPHHSLPPNQTVEQALMEPKKRLTRSLASADELRRAVEQVQLSAQVLKQTIGELSGGQAQRIALARALMVKPQFLLADEPTSGLDLPLREQMKALLTDICQRQQMGLMVVTHDISMVAGLCDRLLVMNQGVIVEDRDTNAVLHAPQHPYTQALLAAVPCMPCHIQHLNHAHSLSSHSLQGHVY; encoded by the coding sequence ATGACTCAGTCTCTCCCCTATCTTCGTTTATCACAGGTGACATTTGCGCCGCATGCGACACCGATTATCGATAATCTGTCGCTTACCCTTCATGGTACTGAGCGAGTCGGATTGGTCGGTGCCTCCGGCAGTGGTAAATCGACGCTGTTAAAACTGATGTTAGGCTTATATCGGCCTCATCAAGGTACCCTACATTGTCAAGATCGCCCTATTCAGGCGCATTTTTGGCAATCGTTAAATTGGTACCGACAGCAAGTGCAGTATATTCCTCAAGATCCCCATCACTCGCTGCCCCCTAATCAAACGGTGGAGCAAGCCTTAATGGAGCCGAAAAAGCGTTTAACACGCTCCTTGGCGAGCGCTGATGAATTACGTCGTGCCGTCGAACAGGTGCAATTGTCTGCTCAGGTTTTAAAGCAAACTATTGGCGAATTATCCGGTGGGCAGGCACAACGTATTGCTCTCGCTCGAGCACTGATGGTCAAACCACAATTTCTACTCGCTGACGAGCCCACCAGCGGGTTGGACCTTCCTTTGCGTGAGCAAATGAAGGCCTTACTTACCGACATTTGTCAACGCCAGCAAATGGGGTTAATGGTCGTCACACACGATATATCGATGGTGGCAGGACTGTGCGATCGACTCTTGGTGATGAATCAAGGTGTCATTGTTGAAGATCGCGATACCAATGCAGTCTTGCATGCGCCCCAACACCCGTACACACAAGCGTTATTGGCCGCGGTCCCCTGCATGCCCTGCCATATCCAGCACCTAAACCATGCACACTCTTTATCCTCTCATTCTTTACAAGGACATGTTTACTGA
- a CDS encoding ABC transporter substrate-binding protein, whose product MKFSHSKMGSLSGLLLLTATLTGCFDQSQEQTTSTQAEHAHHNDRLRLVMLLPPRSGLSPLSDDAFKLSRWSTGETLTVLDKDGQLQPALATQWEQVTPKQWRFELRRNVTFHDGTPFNAKSVVNALTTASLASPKPRILDGVDITIEADGEHAVLVTSNIADPLLAQRLTSPQLTILAARAYGEKGVINPIKAGTGPFVLTAVNGTSGATLERYDHYWGEPAQAPGIDVSFVPDGVARAASLRTDTGDIVEAIPVSQAPLLDPALVHEVPMPRTNTLYLNTQHGVMKDPAMRAAVREAIHRDVIVNNVYEQRADIAKGLLGPALPWAAKLRQPIANPTQAGTPKGQTITLGTFTDRTELPEVAVYIAQQLTKAGFHVKQDVREYSQIESDALAGKFDVFILSRATVLDSGDPVAYMYSDFSCDGSFNIAQLCQPKIDEALRKASLLPAGPQRQKAIMAAEQLILASDAAIPMLHERVIQGESLRVRDALRDPRERTLIDAHTHIAQESTIKP is encoded by the coding sequence ATGAAATTCTCACATTCCAAGATGGGGTCATTAAGCGGCCTGTTGCTTTTAACTGCCACTCTCACGGGCTGCTTTGATCAATCACAAGAGCAGACCACATCCACTCAGGCAGAGCACGCTCATCATAATGATCGCCTTCGTTTAGTCATGCTTTTGCCGCCGCGCTCTGGGTTATCCCCGTTAAGTGACGATGCCTTTAAGCTATCGCGTTGGAGCACGGGAGAAACGCTTACCGTATTAGATAAAGACGGGCAACTGCAACCAGCACTCGCCACGCAATGGGAACAAGTGACACCAAAACAGTGGCGTTTTGAACTGCGTCGTAACGTCACCTTTCATGATGGCACGCCATTTAACGCAAAAAGTGTGGTGAATGCGCTCACTACCGCCTCCCTTGCATCGCCGAAGCCAAGAATTCTTGATGGAGTGGACATCACCATTGAAGCGGATGGTGAACACGCGGTACTCGTCACCAGTAATATCGCCGATCCACTGCTCGCACAGCGACTCACTAGTCCGCAGTTGACGATATTGGCCGCACGTGCTTATGGCGAAAAGGGGGTGATTAACCCAATTAAAGCCGGGACAGGGCCATTTGTGTTGACGGCGGTCAATGGAACGAGTGGCGCCACCTTAGAGCGCTATGATCATTACTGGGGTGAACCTGCACAAGCGCCGGGCATTGATGTCAGCTTTGTGCCTGATGGTGTCGCGCGTGCCGCATCGTTACGTACCGATACCGGTGATATTGTTGAAGCCATTCCTGTCTCCCAAGCGCCCTTACTGGATCCTGCTCTGGTTCATGAAGTTCCGATGCCGCGTACCAATACCTTATACCTCAATACGCAACATGGCGTGATGAAAGATCCCGCGATGCGGGCGGCGGTGCGTGAAGCGATTCATCGCGACGTCATCGTTAACAATGTGTATGAACAACGCGCCGATATTGCGAAAGGATTGCTCGGCCCCGCCCTTCCTTGGGCCGCCAAATTGCGTCAGCCGATTGCCAACCCAACACAAGCAGGAACCCCCAAAGGACAAACGATCACCCTTGGCACCTTTACTGACCGAACCGAATTACCGGAGGTGGCGGTATACATCGCTCAGCAATTAACGAAAGCCGGATTCCATGTCAAACAAGACGTGCGTGAGTATTCACAAATAGAGTCCGATGCGTTAGCGGGAAAGTTTGATGTGTTCATTCTATCGCGCGCAACGGTATTAGACTCCGGTGACCCTGTCGCCTACATGTACAGTGACTTTTCTTGTGATGGGTCGTTTAATATTGCTCAACTGTGCCAACCCAAAATTGATGAGGCATTACGCAAAGCAAGTCTACTGCCCGCTGGACCACAACGACAAAAAGCCATTATGGCTGCAGAACAACTGATTCTTGCAAGCGATGCGGCGATTCCTATGTTGCATGAGCGCGTGATTCAAGGCGAGTCTCTCAGAGTACGAGACGCACTGCGTGATCCTCGCGAACGAACTCTGATTGACGCCCATACCCACATTGCTCAAGAAAGTACCATCAAACCTTAA
- a CDS encoding ABC transporter permease subunit — MNRLSVSPWLHASFLLSTFSRLLTLAGVVILVALLPWLSGHDPALALLRARSAEQNPSAEALQAIRDSLGLDQGPIALMMNWLHGIMQGDAGVSWVSGRPIIDGMLNAASVSLTLMGFALSGALLIAFVITLPTIKRGLQGQASRSQGIIAVIFTALPEFLLASLLLLIGAVWLQWFPPFGWKNPTYAVLPALSLAIPAGGYLGRLLSDTIAQVFSEPWIATWSVAGVHRWHITIAVLRRAIATVLPLIGLVLVSLTGAAIAVEKVFAIPGLGRATLGAAIAKDMPTLQFGILLILAVAFLTGITVNLLRHLLLGRALRIGALPPVKDSVTTQHGKSRALPWVCLFLLGTLIVFGISRDPFAIQYMRLATPSWSLPFGADAMGRDILARIAHGSFYTCAVALTIALLCLVMGFIVGQCPRLMAGPIEMANALPPVITGLLVVAISGPGIVGASIAVLSVSWAPLAAHAAALNEEVKARSYIQMLPLIGVGPVRRQWCYVLPAIFKPLLRHAMLRVPGMALALASLGFLGLGAMPPSPEWGRILAEGMPYIERSFWVVLAPAASLIILSIFAVSAASLWGQPRR; from the coding sequence ATGAACCGTTTGTCAGTGTCACCATGGCTACACGCCTCTTTTTTACTGTCGACTTTTTCCCGCCTGCTCACCCTTGCAGGCGTGGTCATTCTGGTCGCCTTGCTCCCCTGGCTTTCTGGGCACGATCCCGCTCTGGCGCTCTTACGGGCTCGCTCTGCTGAGCAAAACCCGAGTGCAGAAGCCTTACAAGCCATTCGTGATTCATTAGGGCTCGATCAAGGGCCCATCGCATTGATGATGAATTGGCTGCACGGGATAATGCAGGGTGACGCGGGTGTATCTTGGGTGTCCGGTCGTCCCATTATTGATGGCATGCTCAACGCCGCCAGTGTCTCATTGACCTTGATGGGATTTGCTCTATCGGGCGCGTTGCTGATTGCCTTCGTGATTACGCTTCCCACCATCAAACGGGGATTACAAGGACAAGCATCACGCAGCCAAGGTATCATTGCTGTCATTTTTACCGCGTTACCCGAGTTTCTTTTGGCCTCGTTACTGCTGTTGATTGGTGCGGTTTGGTTACAATGGTTTCCCCCTTTTGGTTGGAAAAACCCAACCTACGCCGTTCTGCCAGCCCTCTCTTTGGCCATTCCTGCAGGCGGTTATTTAGGGCGTTTACTGTCTGATACCATCGCTCAAGTGTTTAGCGAACCTTGGATCGCAACATGGAGTGTGGCGGGTGTTCATCGCTGGCACATCACAATAGCCGTATTAAGACGGGCGATCGCTACCGTTCTGCCTTTGATAGGCTTGGTGTTAGTGTCCTTGACTGGCGCGGCCATTGCCGTCGAAAAAGTGTTTGCGATTCCAGGGTTAGGACGCGCGACCTTAGGAGCGGCGATCGCCAAAGACATGCCGACGCTGCAATTTGGCATTCTACTGATTCTCGCAGTAGCGTTTTTAACCGGCATCACCGTCAATCTATTACGACACCTCTTATTAGGAAGAGCCCTACGTATCGGTGCGCTCCCGCCCGTCAAAGACTCGGTCACCACTCAACACGGTAAATCGCGCGCATTACCTTGGGTCTGTTTATTCCTGCTAGGCACCCTAATTGTGTTCGGTATCAGTAGGGATCCCTTTGCCATCCAATACATGCGCCTTGCCACGCCATCTTGGTCCTTACCTTTTGGTGCCGATGCAATGGGCCGAGATATATTGGCACGCATCGCCCACGGAAGTTTTTATACCTGTGCGGTGGCATTGACGATTGCTTTGCTGTGTCTTGTCATGGGATTCATTGTTGGGCAATGTCCACGCTTAATGGCCGGACCGATTGAAATGGCCAATGCCCTGCCGCCAGTGATTACGGGGTTGCTGGTTGTCGCGATCTCGGGGCCGGGAATTGTCGGGGCAAGTATTGCTGTACTCTCAGTCAGTTGGGCGCCTCTGGCGGCTCATGCCGCCGCGCTAAATGAGGAAGTCAAAGCCCGTTCGTACATTCAAATGCTCCCGCTGATCGGCGTCGGCCCAGTGAGACGTCAATGGTGCTATGTTTTGCCTGCAATTTTCAAACCCTTACTACGCCACGCCATGTTGCGCGTTCCGGGAATGGCGCTAGCACTTGCTTCGTTAGGATTTCTTGGACTGGGCGCGATGCCGCCCAGCCCAGAATGGGGACGCATTTTAGCCGAAGGCATGCCGTATATTGAACGCAGTTTCTGGGTGGTACTTGCGCCCGCCGCCTCGCTCATCATTCTATCGATTTTTGCAGTCAGTGCCGCCAGTCTGTGGGGGCAACCACGCCGCTGA
- a CDS encoding gamma-glutamyl-gamma-aminobutyrate hydrolase family protein yields MDRKPRIGVTGSDRRWSPSWWCTKLALTLAGAQPERISVAHPWSGYPFDALIIGGGDDIDPEHYGETFGERDKFDPERDKLEIQWIEWALQKNVPILGICRGSQLINVVKGGNLYEDISSLRERTYNRPGLLPTKQVFVDRQSTLFTLCGKAKLRVNSLHHQAIKDVGNGLRVVGRDLDSFVQAVESTDDKAVYGVQWHPEYLFYLPSQFALFRWLVRTGRQHAA; encoded by the coding sequence ATGGATAGAAAGCCTCGGATAGGCGTTACAGGGAGCGATCGTCGTTGGTCACCATCATGGTGGTGTACTAAGTTAGCGTTAACGCTTGCAGGGGCACAACCTGAGCGTATCAGTGTTGCACACCCTTGGTCTGGTTACCCGTTTGATGCGCTCATTATTGGCGGTGGTGATGACATTGACCCTGAGCATTATGGGGAAACCTTCGGTGAGCGTGATAAATTTGACCCAGAAAGAGACAAGCTGGAAATTCAATGGATTGAATGGGCGCTACAAAAAAATGTGCCGATTCTCGGTATCTGCCGTGGCTCGCAACTGATCAATGTCGTGAAAGGCGGCAATCTGTACGAAGACATTTCGTCTTTGCGTGAACGGACCTACAACCGTCCCGGGCTGTTGCCAACCAAGCAGGTGTTTGTTGATCGCCAATCGACGCTGTTTACGCTGTGTGGAAAAGCGAAGCTTCGTGTTAATAGTTTACACCATCAAGCCATTAAAGACGTTGGCAATGGATTGCGTGTCGTGGGGCGGGATTTGGATAGTTTTGTGCAAGCGGTTGAAAGTACCGATGACAAAGCCGTCTACGGCGTGCAGTGGCATCCTGAATATCTGTTTTATCTACCCAGCCAATTTGCACTGTTTCGTTGGTTAGTGCGCACGGGACGGCAACACGCGGCATGA